A segment of the Bacillus pseudomycoides genome:
GATTTAGTAAAACGTGTAGAAAAAAGTGTAGTAGATTGGAAGGAGAAAAATCCATCTGTTCCAGTTACAGAAGTACCGATGGATTTAGTAACTAACTCAGGTTCTGGGTTAGATCCTGATATTAGTCCAGAAGCAGCTTACGTACAAGTTGATCGCATTTCAAAATTAACGAATATTTCGAAAGAAAAACTAAATCAATTGATTAAAGATCAAACAGAAGGTGCTGCGCTAGGCTTATTTGGAGAGGATCGTGTGAATGTCTTGAAATTAAATTTAGAACTACAGAAACTAATGAAATAGTACTGTTGCTACCTCAATCCAATCGATTGAGGTAGCGTTGTTTACTAGGAAAGGTTGTGCACGTAATGTATGCAGATGATTATAAACCAACATTTCAAAGGCGATCACCAGAAGAGTATTTAGAATATATACGCCAGCAAAATCGTGGGACATTAAAGCTGTATGTAGGTGCTGCTCCAGGAGTAGGGAAAAGTTACAAAATGTTGTTTGATGCGCAGGAAATGAAAAAAGAGAAGATTGATATTGTAATAGGTTTAATTGAAACACATGGAAGAAAAGAGACAGAAGAAGCAATTGCTGATTTAGAAAAAGTTCCTTTAAAGGAAATAAACTATAAAGGAAAAGTATTTTATGAGCTTGATGTAGAGGGAATTGTAAAGCGAGCGCCGGAAGTAGTTGTTGTGGATGAATTAGCACATAGTAATATCCCAGGATCAAAACATAAAAAACGTTACATGGATGTAGAAGAATTATTAGCTGCAGGTATATCAGTATTATCAGCGTTTAATATTCAACATTTAGAAAGTGTTCATGATATCGTAGAACAAATTACAAACGTAAAAGTACGAGAACGCATTCCTGATTTTATTTTACAAAAAGCAAATGAGATTCAACTTGTTGATGTAACACCAGAAGTGCTGCGGAAACGATTAATAGATGGAAAGATATATAAAGAAGAAAAAATTCAACAAAGCCTACAAAACTTTTTTACAGTTAATAATTTAGGGGCTTTACGAGAGCTGTCACTTCGCGAAGTTGCAGATGATATGGATGATAAAATAAGCCAATCAGTAATGGAACCAATCGGTGTAAAGGAAAAAATTCTCGTTTGTGTGCAATATAGTTCAACGGCAGAGAAATTAATCCGGCGTGGTTGGCGGATGGCAGATCGATTAAACGCTGAATTATATGTATTAAATGTTGAAAGAGAAAAGATAGAATCACTATCGGCAAGCAAAAGACAAACAATTGATGAATGGAAGTTGTTGACGAATCAATTTTATGCCACGTTCTTGTTGGAAGAAGCGAAGGGAAGAAAACCAGCTGATGTCATTATTGAAGTAGCAAAACGATTGCAGGTCACTCAAATTTTACTTGGTCAATCCGCAAGAACAAGGTGGGAAGAAATTCGAAAAGGGTCAATTGTAAATGAAATTATGAGAGAGACGCAGTATATCGATATTCATATTGTGGCGGATCGGCGAACGTAATGAAAGAGAGAATACTTAGGAGATAACAAAATAGCTGTT
Coding sequences within it:
- the kdpC gene encoding K(+)-transporting ATPase subunit C, with translation MAKKQSILSPVIRVTFTFLVLCGLVYPLLVTGIAQAMMKDNADGSLIYNEKNEVVGSKLIGQNFKDPRYFHGRVSSIEYKAEASGSNNYAPSNPDLVKRVEKSVVDWKEKNPSVPVTEVPMDLVTNSGSGLDPDISPEAAYVQVDRISKLTNISKEKLNQLIKDQTEGAALGLFGEDRVNVLKLNLELQKLMK
- the kdpDN gene encoding KdpD-like non-kinase potassium sensor (KdpDN resembles contains the N-terminal sensor region of KdpD but lacks the C-terminal histidine kinase region.) — its product is MYADDYKPTFQRRSPEEYLEYIRQQNRGTLKLYVGAAPGVGKSYKMLFDAQEMKKEKIDIVIGLIETHGRKETEEAIADLEKVPLKEINYKGKVFYELDVEGIVKRAPEVVVVDELAHSNIPGSKHKKRYMDVEELLAAGISVLSAFNIQHLESVHDIVEQITNVKVRERIPDFILQKANEIQLVDVTPEVLRKRLIDGKIYKEEKIQQSLQNFFTVNNLGALRELSLREVADDMDDKISQSVMEPIGVKEKILVCVQYSSTAEKLIRRGWRMADRLNAELYVLNVEREKIESLSASKRQTIDEWKLLTNQFYATFLLEEAKGRKPADVIIEVAKRLQVTQILLGQSARTRWEEIRKGSIVNEIMRETQYIDIHIVADRRT